The proteins below come from a single Campylobacter sp. CCUG 57310 genomic window:
- a CDS encoding efflux RND transporter permease subunit, whose amino-acid sequence MFSKFFIDRPIFATVVSIIIVIAGAMAIKGLPVEEYPQLTPPQISVSAVYTGADAQTIADSVATTIEDQINGVENMLYIQSTSSSSGTMGINVYFKIGSDSKQAAIDVNNRVQAALAKLPSEVQQRGVTVRERSSSILEVITFTSEDMDIIKMHNYVLANIEDEIKRVDGVGDTAVIGNKDYAMRIWLKPDLLAKFNISTSEVIAQINQQNKQYATGKIGEQPNTTDNPYVFSIRPEGRLKSVQEFENIIIRTSKEGTVLKLKDIAEVELGAKSYVFEGMLNGEKMVPMLIFLQNGANALATANAVNKRLEELAKTFPAGFKHNVSYNPTEFIQVSINEVIKTFIEAMILVMVVIYMFLKSFRATIIPMIAVPVSIIGTFAGLYAMGFTINLITLFALVLAIGIVVDDAIIVIENVERILHEEKDISVRDATVKAMGEIFAPVISIVLVLSAVFIPVAFMEGFVGVIQRQFALTLVVSVCISGLVALTLTPALCVVMLKKQESKPFWFVQKFNDFFDWSTKIFSAGVAKVLRHIIPSFIIIAIMGYAIFTLFNKIPSSLVPSEDKGSIIAITSLPPASVMDRTKKEMKDISSAFTKNPNIEFVTGLVGYDMFAGALKENSAVAFIRLKDWSERKSPDSSAGALVGQFNKIFWGSKESMTFVVNVPPITGLSITGGFEMYLLNKTGKTYDEIEKDALKIVAAANARPELTSVRTTLETTYPQYNISVDKQKAKLLGVSEPDIFSTIAATVGSYYVNDFNMLGKSYDVQVRALDKYRNSPEDFRNIFVKSNSGEMIPLNSLVTLKRSVGPDIVDRFNLFPAAKILGDPKPGYTSGDAIRAISEVVAQNLSSDEYSISWSGSAFQEVSSQGTGAVAFAFGMVFVFLILAAQYERWLIPLAVITAVPFAVFGALVATWLRGLHNDIYFQIGLLLLIGLSAKNAILIVEFAMQERQNGKSVFEAAVNAARLRFRPIVMTSIAFTLGVFPMVISTGAGAASRHALGTGVIGGMIAATTIALFFIPMFYYLLENLNNKFWDKKPKTQGVANA is encoded by the coding sequence ATGTTTTCTAAATTTTTTATAGACAGACCGATCTTTGCTACGGTCGTATCTATAATCATAGTAATAGCAGGCGCAATGGCGATTAAAGGTCTGCCGGTAGAAGAGTATCCGCAACTTACCCCGCCTCAAATTTCAGTAAGCGCGGTGTATACGGGAGCTGATGCGCAAACCATTGCGGATTCGGTTGCAACTACTATCGAAGATCAGATAAACGGCGTTGAAAATATGCTTTATATACAAAGCACTTCAAGTTCAAGCGGCACTATGGGCATAAACGTATATTTCAAGATAGGCTCTGACTCAAAACAAGCCGCAATCGATGTCAACAACCGCGTTCAAGCGGCTCTTGCAAAGCTTCCTAGTGAAGTTCAGCAAAGAGGCGTAACGGTAAGGGAAAGAAGCTCAAGCATACTTGAAGTTATCACTTTTACCTCCGAAGATATGGATATCATTAAGATGCACAACTACGTGCTTGCAAATATAGAAGACGAGATAAAAAGAGTAGACGGCGTAGGCGACACCGCGGTAATTGGCAATAAAGACTATGCCATGAGAATTTGGCTCAAGCCCGATCTGCTTGCGAAATTTAACATCTCAACAAGCGAGGTTATAGCCCAGATAAATCAACAAAACAAACAATACGCAACTGGTAAAATCGGAGAGCAGCCAAATACTACCGATAACCCTTATGTCTTTTCCATTAGACCGGAGGGGCGATTAAAAAGCGTTCAGGAATTTGAAAATATCATCATAAGAACTTCAAAAGAAGGCACCGTGCTAAAGCTAAAGGATATAGCCGAAGTCGAGCTTGGAGCAAAGAGCTATGTCTTTGAAGGTATGCTAAACGGCGAAAAGATGGTTCCTATGCTAATCTTTTTGCAAAACGGCGCAAACGCTCTAGCTACGGCTAACGCGGTCAATAAAAGACTTGAAGAGCTAGCAAAAACCTTTCCTGCGGGCTTTAAGCATAACGTTTCTTACAATCCTACCGAATTTATACAGGTGTCGATAAATGAGGTTATAAAGACCTTTATAGAGGCGATGATACTCGTAATGGTAGTTATATATATGTTTTTAAAGAGTTTTAGAGCCACAATCATACCTATGATCGCCGTTCCCGTCTCTATCATAGGCACATTTGCGGGGCTTTATGCGATGGGCTTTACGATAAATTTGATAACTCTTTTTGCTCTCGTGCTTGCTATCGGCATAGTCGTGGATGATGCGATTATCGTCATAGAAAACGTGGAGAGAATTTTACACGAAGAAAAAGATATAAGCGTAAGGGACGCTACCGTTAAGGCTATGGGGGAAATTTTTGCGCCCGTTATATCCATAGTGCTTGTTTTATCGGCTGTTTTTATCCCGGTTGCTTTTATGGAGGGCTTTGTAGGCGTTATACAAAGGCAGTTTGCGCTAACTCTTGTTGTTTCGGTTTGTATCTCAGGTCTTGTGGCGCTTACTCTAACGCCTGCGCTTTGTGTTGTAATGCTTAAAAAGCAAGAGTCAAAGCCGTTTTGGTTTGTGCAAAAATTTAATGACTTTTTTGACTGGAGTACAAAAATTTTCAGCGCAGGAGTAGCTAAAGTCCTGCGTCATATAATCCCAAGCTTCATCATCATAGCCATAATGGGATATGCTATATTTACGCTGTTTAATAAAATTCCTTCAAGCCTAGTGCCATCAGAGGATAAAGGATCGATCATAGCTATCACATCTCTTCCGCCGGCTTCGGTAATGGATAGGACAAAAAAGGAGATGAAGGACATAAGCAGCGCATTTACCAAAAATCCAAACATCGAATTTGTAACAGGGCTTGTAGGATATGATATGTTTGCCGGCGCACTTAAAGAAAATTCAGCCGTAGCCTTCATCAGACTAAAAGACTGGAGCGAAAGAAAGAGTCCTGATAGCTCGGCAGGTGCGCTAGTAGGGCAATTTAATAAGATATTTTGGGGTTCAAAAGAGTCTATGACCTTTGTCGTCAATGTCCCGCCGATAACAGGGCTTAGTATCACGGGCGGATTTGAGATGTATCTACTTAATAAAACGGGTAAGACTTACGACGAAATAGAAAAAGACGCCCTTAAGATAGTCGCCGCGGCAAATGCACGTCCTGAGCTTACCAGTGTGCGAACTACGCTTGAAACAACCTATCCGCAGTATAATATAAGCGTAGATAAGCAAAAAGCAAAGCTCCTTGGAGTAAGCGAGCCTGATATATTTAGCACGATAGCTGCAACTGTCGGCTCATACTACGTAAATGACTTTAACATGCTAGGCAAATCCTACGACGTTCAAGTAAGGGCTTTAGATAAATATAGAAATTCGCCTGAGGACTTTAGAAACATATTCGTTAAGTCAAATTCTGGCGAGATGATACCTCTAAATTCACTCGTTACTCTAAAAAGAAGCGTAGGGCCTGATATAGTCGATAGATTTAACCTCTTTCCTGCGGCTAAAATTTTAGGCGATCCAAAGCCGGGATACACTTCAGGCGATGCGATAAGGGCCATAAGTGAAGTGGTTGCGCAAAATCTCTCAAGTGACGAATACTCCATAAGCTGGTCGGGAAGCGCCTTTCAAGAGGTTAGCTCACAAGGCACGGGCGCGGTAGCATTTGCTTTCGGCATGGTGTTTGTGTTTTTAATCCTAGCCGCACAGTATGAGAGGTGGCTTATACCGCTTGCGGTTATTACCGCGGTTCCTTTTGCCGTATTTGGCGCGCTAGTAGCCACTTGGCTAAGAGGGTTGCATAACGATATATATTTTCAAATAGGTCTGCTTTTACTCATCGGACTATCGGCTAAAAACGCGATATTGATTGTGGAATTTGCAATGCAAGAGCGCCAAAACGGAAAGAGCGTCTTTGAAGCTGCGGTAAATGCTGCAAGGCTAAGATTTCGCCCGATAGTAATGACATCTATCGCATTTACGCTCGGAGTTTTTCCTATGGTTATCAGCACGGGAGCGGGTGCGGCTTCTCGTCATGCGCTTGGTACGGGAGTTATAGGCGGCATGATAGCGGCAACCACTATAGCGCTGTTTTTCATACCGATGTTTTACTATCTGCTTGAAAATTTAAACAACAAATTTTGGGACAAAAAGCCAAAAACACAGGGGGTAGCCAATGCGTAA
- a CDS encoding efflux transporter outer membrane subunit, with product MRNLIIIIAAIFFAGCSFRPDLPNVDTKFEATYQFTSDIKDRWWEEFGDENLNALISDTLNNNIDLKIAFLNLQKAEATLGVREADTLPNVNLNVSTNRTKNSGQIRGEQTIDSISLGLNYEIDFWGRVKNSIEAAKSSLQMSKFDYDTARLSISSIVAQSYFTLVSLNMKEQILKDTVKNYENTLEFRNSQFELGAIDEVVYLQSKAAVQSAKVNLIDVQNQKSSLITSLSILSGKTNDEILKSSIKSSKNLPKEPEIKAGISSDILFQRSDVASAYESLKATNALIGVAKAEYFPTISLTGFFGYSSDNLKNIFKNNANTWSFGATLVQKIFDYGRTKNNVKIAQTNEQIAALNYEKTIKTALSEVKDALTNRENAKRSQAEISDLLSSQQKIYNIAQSKFDEGYSSHLELLDAQRNLLSTRLQDANAKLNSINSAVGVYRAFGGGFIVNK from the coding sequence ATGCGTAATCTCATCATAATCATCGCTGCAATATTTTTTGCGGGCTGCTCGTTTAGACCCGACTTGCCCAATGTAGATACGAAATTTGAAGCGACTTATCAATTTACGAGCGATATAAAAGACAGATGGTGGGAGGAATTCGGCGATGAAAATTTAAATGCTCTTATAAGCGACACTCTTAACAACAACATAGATCTTAAAATCGCATTTTTAAATTTGCAAAAAGCAGAGGCAACGCTTGGAGTAAGAGAGGCTGATACTTTACCCAACGTAAATTTAAACGTCAGCACAAACAGAACCAAAAACAGCGGTCAAATACGTGGCGAGCAGACGATTGACTCTATATCTTTGGGGCTAAATTATGAGATTGATTTTTGGGGTAGAGTTAAAAACAGCATAGAAGCGGCTAAATCAAGCCTGCAAATGAGCAAATTTGACTACGATACGGCAAGACTTAGCATAAGCTCTATTGTGGCGCAAAGCTACTTCACGCTGGTTTCTTTAAATATGAAAGAGCAAATTTTAAAAGACACGGTTAAAAACTATGAAAATACTCTTGAATTTAGAAACTCGCAGTTTGAATTAGGCGCTATAGACGAGGTAGTTTATCTGCAAAGTAAAGCCGCCGTGCAAAGTGCTAAAGTAAACCTCATAGACGTTCAAAATCAAAAAAGTTCGCTAATCACATCTTTAAGCATTTTAAGCGGTAAAACAAACGACGAAATTTTAAAAAGCTCCATAAAAAGCTCGAAAAATCTACCAAAAGAGCCTGAAATAAAAGCCGGAATCAGCTCTGATATACTCTTTCAAAGAAGCGATGTAGCAAGCGCTTATGAGAGCTTAAAGGCGACTAATGCCCTAATCGGCGTAGCAAAGGCTGAGTATTTCCCGACGATTTCGCTAACGGGATTTTTTGGATACTCAAGCGACAATCTAAAAAATATTTTTAAAAACAATGCCAATACATGGAGTTTTGGCGCTACATTAGTTCAAAAAATATTTGACTACGGCAGAACTAAAAACAATGTAAAAATAGCTCAAACAAACGAGCAAATAGCGGCTTTAAACTATGAAAAAACGATCAAAACCGCCCTAAGCGAAGTAAAAGACGCTCTTACAAACAGAGAAAACGCCAAGCGATCTCAAGCTGAGATTAGCGACCTTTTAAGCTCTCAGCAAAAAATTTATAATATCGCTCAAAGCAAATTTGACGAAGGCTACAGCAGCCACCTAGAGCTACTTGACGCTCAAAGGAATTTGTTATCGACTAGATTGCAGGACGCAAACGCCAAACTAAATTCCATAAATTCGGCAGTTGGTGTTTACAGAGCATTTGGCGGAGGATTTATAGTAAATAAATAA
- a CDS encoding AAA family ATPase, giving the protein MYCIYSRQCPNPFIISAERTGASMFQKELDVNKSEIVEEISRADIKDIKDIAFKLLTQRYSRYPKPVKDNIYFIRDLGEISKIMSFISKNKDDILNKTILNLLYEIVGGKYIVSQEGIEFAPGAKKRITKGKVTIQRASSSVRSLLMLNYYILHAARKNDILMIDEPELNLHPNNQILMARLLVLLVNAGVKVFITTHSDYILREISNCIMLNSLDEKQIDKIKNKGYAKEYKLSPKKVKAYLAENKKGKNILSNVNVNNHGIFITTFDYPIDTQNENQGLIFEELLKSDKNDKF; this is encoded by the coding sequence TTGTATTGTATATATAGTAGGCAATGTCCAAACCCTTTTATAATCAGTGCTGAAAGAACAGGTGCTTCAATGTTTCAAAAAGAACTTGATGTAAATAAATCGGAAATAGTAGAAGAGATTTCAAGAGCAGATATAAAAGACATAAAGGATATCGCTTTTAAGCTCCTTACACAAAGATATTCTAGGTATCCAAAACCTGTTAAAGATAATATATATTTTATTAGAGATTTAGGTGAAATTTCGAAAATTATGAGTTTTATAAGTAAAAATAAAGATGATATCTTAAATAAAACTATTTTAAATTTACTTTATGAGATAGTTGGAGGAAAATATATAGTAAGTCAAGAAGGGATAGAATTTGCACCAGGTGCAAAAAAGAGGATAACAAAAGGAAAAGTTACTATACAAAGGGCATCAAGTTCTGTTAGATCACTTTTGATGCTAAATTACTATATATTACATGCGGCGAGAAAAAATGATATCTTGATGATAGATGAACCTGAGCTTAATTTGCATCCAAATAATCAAATTTTAATGGCTAGGCTTTTAGTCTTGCTTGTGAATGCAGGAGTCAAAGTATTTATAACTACTCATAGTGATTATATTTTAAGAGAGATTAGCAATTGTATAATGTTGAACAGCTTAGATGAAAAACAAATAGATAAAATTAAAAATAAAGGTTACGCAAAAGAGTATAAATTATCGCCAAAAAAAGTAAAAGCATATTTGGCTGAAAATAAAAAAGGTAAAAATATTTTAAGTAATGTGAATGTAAATAATCATGGAATTTTTATAACTACATTTGATTATCCTATAGACACCCAAAATGAAAACCAAGGCTTGATTTTTGAAGAGCTTTTAAAAAGTGATAAAAATGACAAGTTCTGA
- the purN gene encoding phosphoribosylglycinamide formyltransferase, with product MVTKKIAVLFSGSGSNLEAILQRVHNKIFNDIKIQAALTITNKANAYGIERARKYGLESVIIEHTKFSSREEFDAALVSEIKKHDIDLTVLAGFMRILTPIFTTNVKAINLHPSLLPLFKGAHAIKESFESEMLVGGVSVHYVNEELDGGKLIMQRAFEKTDGMSLEEFEAKIHAIEHEILPESIVKILCK from the coding sequence ATGGTTACGAAAAAAATAGCGGTTTTATTTAGCGGAAGCGGTTCAAATTTAGAAGCTATCCTTCAAAGAGTTCATAATAAAATTTTTAATGACATCAAAATCCAAGCCGCGCTAACAATCACAAACAAAGCTAACGCTTACGGTATAGAGCGAGCTCGTAAATACGGGCTTGAAAGCGTGATTATAGAACATACGAAATTTAGTTCGCGCGAGGAATTTGATGCAGCGTTAGTTAGTGAGATTAAAAAGCATGATATTGATTTAACGGTTCTTGCGGGATTTATGAGGATTTTAACCCCTATTTTTACGACTAACGTAAAAGCCATCAACCTTCATCCCTCGCTTTTACCGCTTTTTAAAGGGGCTCATGCTATCAAGGAGAGCTTTGAAAGCGAGATGTTAGTAGGGGGCGTTAGCGTGCATTATGTAAATGAAGAGCTTGACGGCGGGAAGCTCATAATGCAAAGAGCTTTTGAGAAAACAGATGGTATGAGTCTTGAAGAATTTGAGGCAAAAATCCACGCCATAGAGCATGAAATTTTGCCTGAAAGCATAGTAAAAATTCTTTGTAAATAA
- a CDS encoding NAD(P)H-hydrate dehydratase — translation MKKLFLNTSKLDETACLKFGLTSEILMENAANALAKHVRKRVKKGAKILGVCGSGNNAADVAAALRMLSGEYECELFLAFDKQNETLKTQLDRAFKLGVKPVKKIGKYKCIIDGIFGSGLNRNLDKKTINLINSLNEIKAYKIACDIPSGLNELGNSCGAVFKSDITITMGAAKIGLYSDFAKDFTGKIKVADLGLAASKFEGATDTFRLLKSDMNLPFRIKANTNKSEFGHVFIVSGELSGAAQIAGKSALAMGAGLVSIVSESKNLITDPLLMNVSSITEKMAYGALGMGLGKLDETKKIELFNTLKNKKALVLDADMCYEELTIELLKSKKEIVITPHPKEFCSLLELGGFGKFSVQEVQENRFEIARMWSKKFPNVLVLKGANTIIAFEGKIYLMPYGSAALAKAGSGDALSGIIISLLAQGYTTLDAAISGTLAHALSVRKSKRNNYSITPKDIIKGLKWLRKK, via the coding sequence ATGAAAAAACTGTTTTTAAATACTTCCAAACTCGATGAAACGGCTTGCTTAAAATTTGGCTTAACAAGCGAAATTTTGATGGAAAATGCCGCAAATGCTCTTGCAAAACATGTGCGCAAGAGAGTTAAAAAGGGCGCAAAAATTTTAGGAGTTTGCGGTAGCGGAAATAACGCTGCAGACGTAGCAGCCGCTCTTAGAATGTTAAGCGGCGAGTATGAGTGCGAGCTTTTTTTAGCGTTTGATAAGCAAAACGAGACGCTTAAAACTCAGCTTGACAGAGCATTTAAGCTTGGAGTTAAACCCGTTAAAAAAATAGGCAAATATAAATGCATTATCGACGGGATTTTTGGCTCTGGACTTAATCGAAATTTGGATAAAAAGACGATAAATCTTATAAATTCTTTAAACGAAATAAAAGCTTACAAGATAGCATGCGATATCCCAAGCGGGCTTAATGAGCTTGGAAATAGTTGCGGCGCCGTTTTTAAATCCGATATAACTATAACTATGGGAGCTGCTAAAATCGGACTTTATTCTGATTTTGCTAAAGATTTTACAGGCAAGATAAAAGTGGCTGATTTGGGGCTTGCAGCTAGTAAATTTGAAGGAGCAACCGATACTTTCAGGCTTTTAAAAAGCGATATGAATTTGCCTTTTAGAATTAAAGCTAACACTAACAAGAGTGAATTCGGGCATGTTTTTATAGTTAGCGGTGAGCTTAGCGGAGCTGCTCAAATAGCCGGCAAATCGGCTTTAGCTATGGGAGCAGGGCTTGTTAGTATCGTTAGTGAGTCTAAGAATTTGATAACCGATCCGCTTTTGATGAATGTAAGCTCAATAACTGAAAAAATGGCTTATGGAGCTCTTGGAATGGGGCTTGGAAAGCTTGATGAGACTAAAAAAATAGAGCTTTTTAACACGCTTAAAAACAAAAAGGCGTTGGTGCTTGATGCTGATATGTGCTACGAAGAGCTTACTATAGAGCTTTTAAAATCAAAAAAAGAGATAGTGATAACTCCTCATCCAAAGGAATTTTGTTCGCTTTTAGAGCTTGGCGGATTTGGCAAATTTAGTGTGCAAGAGGTGCAAGAAAATCGATTTGAAATTGCCAGAATGTGGAGCAAAAAATTTCCAAATGTGTTAGTTTTAAAAGGCGCTAACACCATAATTGCTTTTGAGGGGAAAATTTACCTGATGCCTTATGGAAGCGCAGCTCTTGCAAAAGCGGGAAGCGGAGACGCACTAAGTGGCATAATCATCTCTTTACTCGCTCAAGGCTACACTACGCTTGATGCGGCTATAAGCGGTACTTTGGCACATGCTTTAAGCGTGCGAAAATCAAAGCGAAACAACTACTCGATAACTCCTAAAGATATCATAAAAGGGCTTAAATGGTTACGAAAAAAATAG
- a CDS encoding YifB family Mg chelatase-like AAA ATPase produces MKSLKCATYTDGLRIVDVESTFNRGLPALSIVGLAGTSIKESEARVKSALLAQNFSFPAQKIIINLSPSDMPKTGSHFDLPIALLIALQKEVVNFGEFFVFGELGLDGSVKSTTTLFSILLFLSASVKKAKVLVPKEIANSAGMIPNLEIYAVNRLDEAIKFFLDDEFKKQCLVKDTHPLFANLTQICGKNYVINSKFDLDFKDIKGQARAKRACLIAACGMHNIIFEGSPGCGKSMSAKRLRYILPPQNLDEILLSAAYSSLNLQDHEFSALRAFRSPHHTSTKSSIFGGGTASARIGEVALANGGILFFDELPHFGKQILESLREPLEDNQIHISRVNSKITYKTKFMFVGAMNPCPCGNLLSKQLNCRCLETDIKRYKAKISEPLLDRIDLHVLMDEVASSDKSDVASADMQREVLRVFEAQMKRGQSELNGKLSDEEIAKFCICDSEAKSVLDMSVGRFALTQRGINKTLKVARTIADLDGSEVIKKSHILEALSFRVRSEA; encoded by the coding sequence ATGAAATCGCTAAAGTGCGCGACTTACACCGACGGGCTGAGGATCGTTGATGTTGAATCAACCTTTAACAGAGGTCTTCCCGCACTTAGCATCGTAGGGCTTGCAGGCACGAGCATAAAAGAGAGTGAAGCAAGGGTTAAATCAGCCCTTCTTGCTCAGAATTTCTCTTTTCCCGCACAAAAAATCATCATAAATCTCTCTCCTTCGGATATGCCAAAGACGGGAAGCCATTTTGATCTGCCTATCGCGCTTTTGATAGCTTTACAAAAAGAAGTCGTAAATTTTGGCGAATTTTTCGTATTTGGCGAGCTTGGACTTGACGGAAGCGTTAAGAGTACGACAACTCTTTTTTCTATACTGCTATTTCTAAGCGCAAGTGTTAAAAAGGCTAAAGTTTTAGTTCCAAAAGAGATAGCAAATAGCGCAGGCATGATACCAAATTTGGAAATTTACGCTGTAAATAGGCTTGATGAAGCGATCAAATTTTTTCTTGATGACGAATTTAAGAAGCAGTGTTTAGTAAAAGATACTCATCCTTTATTTGCAAATTTGACTCAAATTTGCGGTAAAAATTATGTTATAAACTCAAAATTTGATCTTGATTTTAAGGATATCAAAGGCCAGGCTAGAGCCAAAAGAGCCTGCCTTATAGCAGCTTGCGGTATGCACAATATCATCTTTGAAGGAAGCCCGGGTTGTGGCAAAAGCATGAGCGCAAAACGCTTAAGATATATCCTTCCGCCTCAAAATTTAGATGAAATTTTACTCAGTGCGGCATACTCGTCGCTAAATTTGCAAGATCATGAGTTTAGCGCGCTTAGAGCTTTTAGAAGCCCGCATCATACATCGACTAAAAGCTCTATCTTTGGAGGCGGAACGGCAAGCGCAAGGATAGGCGAGGTCGCTCTTGCAAACGGCGGAATTTTGTTTTTTGACGAGCTTCCCCACTTCGGTAAGCAAATTTTAGAAAGCCTTCGAGAGCCGCTTGAAGATAACCAAATTCACATCTCAAGAGTAAATTCCAAGATAACTTACAAGACGAAATTTATGTTTGTGGGTGCCATGAACCCATGCCCGTGTGGAAATTTGCTCTCAAAGCAGTTAAACTGCAGATGTTTAGAAACCGATATCAAGCGATACAAGGCTAAAATTTCCGAGCCTCTTTTGGATAGGATCGACCTGCACGTGCTTATGGACGAGGTTGCAAGTAGCGATAAGAGCGATGTCGCGAGTGCCGATATGCAGCGTGAAGTCTTGCGGGTTTTTGAGGCGCAGATGAAGCGAGGTCAAAGCGAGCTAAACGGCAAGTTAAGCGATGAGGAGATAGCTAAATTTTGCATTTGCGATAGTGAAGCTAAAAGCGTGCTGGATATGTCTGTCGGGCGATTTGCTCTTACTCAAAGAGGCATAAATAAAACTCTAAAAGTAGCTCGCACGATTGCCGATCTTGACGGCTCTGAAGTGATAAAAAAGTCGCATATCTTAGAGGCTTTAAGCTTCCGCGTAAGGAGCGAGGCATGA
- the def gene encoding peptide deformylase, which translates to MVLEILTYPDKRLYQRSIEVSEFDENLHKFLDDMYDTMIAKNGIGLAAIQVKNPIRVLIINLVNEETEIQERADLLEIINPKILRKEGEQIFQEGCLSVPGFYEEVKRAEKITLGYQNRHGKECELEADGLLAVAIQHEMDHLDGHLFIEKIGYNKRKKFDKEYKKLRDKNL; encoded by the coding sequence ATGGTACTTGAAATTTTAACTTATCCCGATAAAAGGCTATATCAAAGATCGATTGAGGTGAGCGAGTTTGATGAAAATTTGCATAAATTTTTAGACGATATGTATGATACGATGATAGCCAAAAACGGAATTGGGTTGGCGGCGATTCAGGTAAAAAATCCTATTCGTGTACTCATTATAAATTTAGTAAATGAAGAAACTGAAATTCAAGAGAGAGCCGACCTGCTTGAGATAATAAATCCGAAAATATTGCGTAAAGAGGGCGAGCAAATTTTCCAAGAAGGCTGCCTTAGCGTGCCCGGATTTTACGAGGAAGTAAAGCGTGCCGAAAAGATAACTCTAGGATATCAAAATAGGCACGGCAAAGAGTGTGAGCTTGAAGCGGATGGGCTTTTAGCCGTAGCTATTCAGCACGAGATGGATCATCTTGACGGACATCTGTTTATAGAAAAGATCGGTTACAATAAACGAAAAAAATTTGATAAAGAGTATAAGAAGCTTCGAGATAAAAATCTATGA
- a CDS encoding diguanylate cyclase yields the protein MIKVNKKKAENTVTIKEKDQGEFNIYDFSEDIIKELNEENIPSIPKNYSIFFEKMLEKKPDEFKKKMGEIIEIEDEIGRIEDDRQIYIEREIKQSFAQIKSMLQAVALIYKNLGIMKTIIKKRSDSLESNANLLTVQNVFSAFNEDLDKLNTLMNKHIDVIKTNYEEISRVFKVVEEQSIYDPQFDLYNKKFFLKTMTSEMKYVKKYGYNSSFMLVKPKDSAVDMLGVRDKQIVLKNISRFLLKTSRRSDILAHYGDGIFAMLMKHTDIEGAKKACERIADMFYAATFLISDEEFEIDMEIAVCDLNTTKTVEEVLSQTLDSLIKSGRSLEKYVIVESK from the coding sequence TTGATTAAAGTTAATAAAAAAAAGGCTGAAAATACCGTAACCATCAAGGAAAAAGATCAAGGCGAGTTTAATATCTATGATTTTTCCGAAGATATCATCAAAGAGCTAAACGAAGAGAATATCCCTTCCATTCCTAAAAATTATTCGATCTTTTTTGAAAAGATGCTTGAAAAAAAGCCCGATGAATTTAAAAAAAAGATGGGCGAGATTATAGAGATTGAAGACGAGATAGGCAGGATCGAAGACGATAGACAAATTTACATCGAGCGAGAGATCAAGCAGAGCTTTGCTCAGATAAAGAGCATGCTTCAAGCCGTTGCACTTATCTATAAAAATTTAGGCATCATGAAAACTATCATTAAAAAACGCTCCGATAGCCTTGAATCAAATGCGAATTTGCTCACCGTGCAAAATGTATTTAGCGCTTTTAACGAGGACTTAGATAAGCTAAATACCCTTATGAACAAGCATATAGACGTTATCAAAACGAACTATGAAGAGATAAGCAGGGTTTTTAAGGTAGTTGAAGAGCAGTCAATTTATGATCCTCAATTTGATCTTTATAACAAGAAATTTTTCCTAAAAACCATGACTTCAGAGATGAAGTATGTCAAAAAATACGGCTATAACTCATCTTTCATGCTTGTAAAACCAAAAGATAGCGCCGTTGATATGCTTGGAGTTAGAGATAAGCAAATAGTGCTAAAAAATATCTCAAGATTTTTGCTAAAAACTTCAAGAAGAAGCGATATATTAGCTCACTATGGAGATGGAATTTTTGCCATGCTTATGAAGCATACAGATATAGAGGGCGCGAAAAAGGCTTGCGAACGGATTGCCGATATGTTTTATGCGGCTACGTTTTTAATAAGCGACGAGGAATTTGAAATCGATATGGAGATAGCCGTTTGTGATCTAAATACTACAAAAACGGTCGAAGAAGTGCTTTCTCAAACTCTTGACAGCCTTATAAAAAGTGGCAGAAGCCTTGAAAAATACGTAATCGTAGAGAGTAAATAA